The following are from one region of the Amycolatopsis sp. QT-25 genome:
- a CDS encoding HAMP domain-containing protein produces MSRTGEEELRQLLAGLTAVRDGDFGIRLPDGDGGLLGDIATVFNGMADQLSLFTSEVTRVAREVGSEGQLGGQAKVPGVSGTWKDLTDSVNAMAGNLTTQVRDIAQVATAVAKGDLSQKIDVDARGEILELKDTVNTMVDQLSSFADEVTRVAREVGSEGRLGGQAEVPGVGGVWRDLTDSVNFMAGNLTDQVRNVAQVTTAVAKGDLSQKITVDARGEILELKNTINTMVDQLSSFADEVTRVAREVGTEGRLGGQADVKGVSGTWRDLTDSVNFMAGNLTDQVRNIAQVATAVAKGDLSQKINVTARGEVLELKDTLNTMVGQLSAFADEVTRVAREVGTEGRLGGQADVKGVSGTWRDLTDSVNFMADNLTAQVRSIAQVTTAVARGDLSQKIRVDARGEILELKDTINTMVDQLSAFADEVTRVAREVGTEGNLGGQATVRGVSGTWKDLTDNVNVMASNLTGQVRSIAQVATAVARGDLSRKITVEAKGEVAALADVINTMVDTLSAFADEVTRVAREVGTEGILGGQARVPNVAGTWKDLTDNVNSMANNLTGQVRNIAQVTTAVARGDLTRKIDVDARGEILELKTTINTMVDQLSAFAAEVTRVAREVGSEGRLGGQAEVEGVSGTWKRLTENVNELAGNLTRQVRAIAKVTSAVAEGDLTRSITVDASGEVAELKDNINSMVESLRETTRANQEQDWLKSNLATITGLMQGRRDLAVVAAAVMDELVPLVAAQYGAFYLADDTTEMPELRLVGAYGHPEGEEGPVVRFRIGQSLVGQAARSRRPINVDDVPEDYVAISSGLGRTRPANLIVLPIVVEDQVLGVIELASVHGFTAVHRAFLELLMEQIGVNVNSIVANARTDELLGESQRLTAELQTRSQELQSQQEELQRSNAELEEKAALLATQNHDIETKNLEIEQARQELETRAHQLTLASKYKSEFLANMSHELRTPLNSLLILAQLLAQNPTRNLTSKQVEYASIIHSAGSDLLQLINDILDLSKVEAGKMDVTPEQVPLRQLLDYVEATFRPMTSQRHLDFRIVVGQDSPAQLLTDDARLRQVLRNLLSNAVKFTSTGGIELHITPAGTEELPPALHANGPAVAFRVVDTGIGIAEHQLESIFGAFQQADGTTSRKYGGTGLGLSISREIAQLLGGHLTAESTLGEGSTFTFYLPIARPDFAARPAIGREPAHKPDTEPASEPAAPAHRRLLVIEGRQRGLLTLVAESAAEDLADSRDFGVVTADVEVVTAAGTQQAAAALATDAYHCVVLDLDLPDGTAFTFLDAVQGDHALRTVPILVHNTRRLDHDQEQLLQARVETLSLEVLSGLDELRERLALHLSAEKPGAVLPLVQPGDEASAVHPRNIDNTLHGRTVLIVDDDPRNVYALTGILELHGLHVLHAEDGRKGVERVATQPGIDLVLMDIMMPEMDGYTATATIRAMPEHADLPIVAVTAKAMPGDREKSIASGANDYVTKPVDTDELIACLKRHLTA; encoded by the coding sequence ATGAGTCGCACTGGGGAAGAGGAGCTGCGGCAGCTTCTCGCCGGCCTCACGGCGGTGCGGGACGGCGACTTCGGCATTCGGCTGCCGGACGGGGACGGCGGTCTGCTGGGTGACATCGCGACGGTGTTCAACGGGATGGCGGACCAGCTGTCCCTGTTCACTTCCGAGGTCACCCGTGTCGCCCGTGAAGTCGGCAGCGAAGGACAGCTCGGCGGCCAGGCGAAGGTCCCGGGTGTCTCCGGCACCTGGAAGGACCTCACCGACTCGGTGAACGCGATGGCGGGCAACCTCACCACCCAGGTGCGTGACATCGCCCAGGTCGCCACCGCCGTCGCCAAGGGAGACCTGTCGCAGAAGATCGACGTCGATGCCCGCGGCGAGATCCTCGAACTCAAGGACACCGTCAACACGATGGTGGACCAGTTGTCCTCGTTCGCCGACGAAGTCACCCGCGTCGCCCGTGAGGTCGGCAGCGAAGGACGGCTGGGCGGACAGGCGGAGGTGCCGGGCGTCGGCGGTGTCTGGCGTGACCTCACCGACTCGGTGAACTTCATGGCGGGCAACCTGACCGATCAGGTCCGGAATGTCGCGCAGGTGACGACGGCGGTCGCCAAGGGAGACCTGTCGCAGAAGATCACGGTGGACGCGCGCGGCGAGATCCTCGAACTGAAGAACACCATCAACACGATGGTCGATCAGCTGTCCTCGTTCGCCGACGAGGTCACCCGTGTCGCGCGCGAAGTCGGCACCGAAGGCCGCCTCGGCGGCCAAGCCGACGTCAAGGGCGTCTCCGGCACCTGGCGTGACCTCACCGACTCGGTGAACTTCATGGCGGGCAACCTCACCGACCAGGTCCGCAACATCGCCCAGGTCGCCACCGCGGTCGCCAAGGGAGACCTGTCGCAGAAGATCAACGTGACGGCCCGCGGCGAGGTCCTGGAGCTGAAGGACACGCTGAACACCATGGTGGGACAGCTGTCCGCCTTCGCCGACGAAGTCACCCGCGTCGCGCGCGAAGTCGGCACCGAAGGCCGCCTCGGCGGCCAAGCCGACGTCAAGGGCGTCTCCGGCACCTGGCGCGACCTCACCGACTCCGTGAACTTCATGGCGGACAACCTCACCGCGCAAGTCCGGTCCATCGCCCAGGTCACCACCGCGGTCGCCCGCGGTGACCTCTCCCAGAAGATCAGGGTCGACGCGCGCGGCGAGATCCTGGAACTCAAGGACACCATCAACACGATGGTCGACCAGCTCTCCGCCTTCGCCGACGAGGTCACCCGCGTCGCGCGCGAAGTCGGCACGGAAGGCAACCTCGGCGGGCAAGCGACGGTGCGGGGTGTCTCGGGCACCTGGAAGGACCTGACCGACAACGTCAACGTGATGGCGTCCAACCTGACCGGTCAGGTTCGCTCGATCGCCCAGGTCGCCACCGCGGTCGCCCGCGGTGACCTGTCCCGCAAGATCACCGTCGAGGCCAAGGGCGAGGTCGCCGCCCTGGCCGACGTCATCAACACGATGGTCGACACGCTGTCCGCGTTCGCCGACGAGGTCACCCGCGTGGCGCGGGAGGTCGGCACCGAGGGCATCCTCGGCGGGCAGGCCAGGGTGCCGAACGTCGCCGGGACGTGGAAGGACCTCACCGACAACGTCAACTCGATGGCGAACAACCTCACCGGCCAGGTCCGCAACATCGCCCAGGTCACCACCGCCGTCGCCCGCGGCGACCTCACCCGCAAGATCGACGTCGACGCGCGCGGCGAGATCCTGGAACTCAAGACCACCATCAACACGATGGTCGACCAGCTCTCCGCGTTCGCCGCGGAGGTCACCCGCGTCGCCCGCGAAGTCGGCAGTGAAGGACGGCTCGGCGGCCAGGCCGAGGTCGAAGGCGTGTCCGGCACCTGGAAACGGCTCACCGAGAACGTCAACGAACTCGCCGGAAACCTCACCCGCCAGGTGCGCGCGATCGCCAAGGTCACCAGCGCGGTCGCGGAAGGCGACCTCACCCGCTCGATCACCGTGGACGCCTCCGGCGAGGTCGCCGAACTCAAGGACAACATCAACTCGATGGTGGAATCGCTGCGCGAGACCACCCGGGCGAACCAGGAACAGGACTGGCTGAAGTCCAACCTGGCCACCATCACCGGCCTGATGCAGGGCCGCCGTGATCTCGCCGTCGTCGCGGCCGCGGTGATGGACGAGCTGGTTCCGCTGGTCGCCGCACAGTACGGCGCGTTCTACCTCGCCGACGACACGACGGAGATGCCGGAACTGCGCCTCGTCGGCGCCTACGGGCATCCCGAAGGCGAAGAAGGCCCGGTGGTGCGCTTCCGGATCGGCCAGTCGCTGGTCGGGCAGGCAGCGCGCAGCCGGCGCCCGATCAACGTCGACGACGTCCCGGAAGACTACGTGGCGATCTCGTCCGGTCTGGGAAGGACGAGACCGGCGAACCTGATCGTGCTCCCGATCGTGGTGGAGGACCAGGTCCTCGGCGTCATCGAACTCGCTTCGGTCCACGGGTTCACCGCGGTGCACCGTGCCTTCCTCGAACTGCTGATGGAACAGATCGGCGTCAACGTCAACAGCATCGTCGCCAACGCGCGCACCGACGAGCTACTCGGCGAGTCGCAGCGGCTGACCGCCGAACTCCAGACACGTTCGCAGGAATTGCAGTCACAGCAAGAAGAACTGCAGCGTTCCAACGCCGAGCTGGAGGAGAAGGCCGCGCTACTGGCGACCCAGAACCACGACATCGAGACGAAGAACCTCGAAATCGAGCAAGCGCGGCAAGAACTCGAGACCCGCGCCCACCAGCTGACCCTGGCGTCGAAGTACAAGTCGGAGTTCCTGGCCAACATGAGCCACGAACTGCGAACCCCGCTCAACAGCCTGTTGATCCTCGCGCAGCTGCTCGCCCAGAACCCGACCCGAAACCTCACCTCCAAGCAGGTGGAGTACGCGAGCATCATCCATTCGGCCGGTTCGGATCTCCTGCAGCTGATCAACGACATCCTGGACCTGTCCAAGGTCGAGGCCGGGAAGATGGACGTCACCCCGGAGCAGGTGCCGCTGCGGCAGCTGCTGGACTACGTCGAAGCGACCTTCCGCCCGATGACCTCCCAACGGCATCTCGACTTCCGGATCGTCGTCGGCCAGGACTCCCCCGCGCAGCTGCTGACCGACGATGCCCGGCTGCGCCAGGTCTTGCGGAATCTTCTCTCCAACGCCGTGAAGTTCACCAGCACGGGCGGAATCGAACTGCACATCACCCCGGCCGGGACCGAAGAGCTGCCTCCCGCCCTCCACGCGAACGGCCCGGCGGTCGCCTTCCGGGTCGTCGACACGGGTATCGGGATCGCCGAACACCAGCTCGAATCGATCTTCGGCGCGTTCCAGCAGGCCGACGGCACGACCAGCCGCAAATACGGGGGCACCGGTCTCGGCCTGTCGATCAGCCGGGAAATCGCGCAGTTGCTCGGAGGGCACCTCACCGCGGAGAGCACCCTCGGCGAGGGCAGCACCTTCACCTTCTACCTGCCGATCGCACGGCCGGACTTCGCGGCACGGCCCGCGATCGGGCGGGAACCGGCGCACAAGCCGGACACCGAGCCGGCGTCGGAACCCGCCGCTCCGGCCCACCGGCGGTTGCTCGTCATCGAAGGACGCCAGCGTGGTTTGCTGACCCTCGTCGCCGAGAGCGCGGCCGAAGACCTGGCCGACAGCCGGGACTTCGGTGTCGTGACCGCCGACGTCGAAGTGGTCACCGCGGCCGGGACACAACAGGCGGCCGCCGCCCTCGCCACCGACGCCTACCACTGCGTCGTGCTGGACCTCGATCTCCCGGACGGGACCGCGTTCACCTTCCTCGACGCCGTGCAGGGCGACCATGCCCTGAGAACCGTCCCCATCCTGGTGCACAACACCAGGCGGCTGGACCACGACCAGGAACAGTTGCTGCAGGCGCGGGTCGAGACCTTGTCGCTGGAGGTGCTTTCCGGCCTGGACGAACTCCGGGAACGGCTCGCGCTGCACTTGTCGGCGGAGAAGCCGGGAGCCGTCCTGCCACTGGTCCAGCCCGGCGACGAAGCGTCGGCCGTCCACCCCCGGAACATCGACAACACCCTGCACGGCCGCACCGTGCTGATCGTCGACGACGACCCCCGCAACGTCTACGCCCTCACCGGGATCCTCGAGTTGCACGGACTGCACGTGCTCCACGCCGAAGACGGGCGCAAAGGTGTCGAACGTGTGGCCACCCAGCCGGGCATCGATCTGGTCCTGATGGACATCATGATGCCCGAGATGGACGGATACACGGCCACCGCGACGATCCGGGCCATGCCCGAACACGCGGATCTGCCCATCGTCGCCGTCACGGCGAAGGCGATGCCCGGCGACCGGGAGAAGAGCATCGCCTCGGGCGCGAACGACTACGTCACCAAACCGGTCGACACGGACGAGCTGATCGCCTGCCTCAAACGGCACCTGACGGCCTGA
- a CDS encoding STAS domain-containing protein: MTIQHPDGADTGDRPLKVTVSRHDDGQVVIGAAGEIDLATAGILGDVLDGEPAPGTVAVVLNLSTVTFCSSTGLSELVKIRTRAADAGVPLRLVLDDAGALRRTLELIGMLELFTVYPDQTAALEADRD, encoded by the coding sequence GTGACCATCCAGCACCCCGACGGCGCCGACACGGGCGATCGCCCGCTGAAAGTCACGGTGTCCCGGCACGACGACGGCCAAGTCGTCATCGGCGCCGCCGGAGAAATCGACCTGGCCACCGCCGGGATCCTCGGGGACGTCCTGGACGGTGAACCCGCTCCGGGCACCGTCGCCGTCGTGCTGAACCTGTCGACGGTGACCTTCTGCTCCAGCACCGGGCTGAGCGAACTGGTCAAGATCCGCACCCGCGCCGCCGACGCCGGCGTCCCGCTGAGGCTGGTACTCGACGACGCCGGGGCTCTGCGGCGAACGCTGGAGCTGATCGGGATGCTGGAGCTGTTCACCGTGTACCCCGACCAGACCGCCGCTCTCGAGGCTGATCGGGACTGA
- a CDS encoding SpoIIE family protein phosphatase — protein sequence METQDSPSGSGDGGPGLLDVVGGVPVVVWQADARSGAYSFVSEECRRLLGHPAAAWLADPAFAVSLVHPQDRERYLRTRAEGWSRHDYDLTYRAIAADGRVVRLQELGRVLPEGVVSGVLLDVSGRRPETERQQFLAEFERGLQELEDAEQVMAYAARRLGEYLGADRCAYAEAEDDEDHFLMSGDHATGLPPLPGRFAMSAFGNGCMRAMRAGTPWVVADSSADDRLEASDLNAYQVTGIRAVICVPLLRSGRFVAAMAVHQATVRHWTDAEVDLVEMIVNRCWESIQRTHAGRALRDSEQRHRLLVERATDAIWILDRDLRFDEINPAACELLGYSRDELIGTPITGLLENDGSDRWREFVADLGKVWETSDVHHFRRADGTGVALELNIQATPSGVQAIGRDVTERRRREAERDLMLQRERDIAETLQRSLLPRELPALPRIAAAARYLPVAAHAQTGGDWYELIALRGSVVALSVGDVVGKGPQAAAVMGQLRSALAAGLLDGHGPAAALHRLDEFAARIEGASGTTCACLTLDWETGELRWALAGHPPPVVVDGSTATLLPGGGSVLGGPRRSHYREETATLKPGASVLLYTDGLIERRDEHIDDGLRRLCKAVADNQSLPPEPLVATIIDSLLHTGQDDDVALLGLRLTPPPLRRSRPAEPGILRELRAEVVRWSQLAGIPAELYQDLNLALVEAVANSIEHAYPQTAGEVAYSVTRTAAGKIEVDVRDRGTWRPEPADNGHRGRGIQLIKALAEEATIEQDEHGTTVRFQIAPRTTSATGTVPSVLAAGTSGNVAVDDTPDEPVVRLAGDLDLTTITDARQVLLHRIEATDVPELTIDLTGVRYLSSCGIALLLDAAALASGLDTALTVLATAGSMPLRILELAGLTGSDSDPLTIETVPAPSAN from the coding sequence ATGGAAACGCAAGACTCACCGTCGGGCTCCGGCGACGGTGGCCCGGGCCTCCTTGACGTCGTGGGTGGGGTGCCGGTCGTCGTGTGGCAGGCCGATGCCCGGAGCGGTGCTTATTCCTTCGTGTCCGAGGAATGCCGGCGCCTGCTCGGGCATCCTGCCGCCGCCTGGCTGGCAGATCCGGCCTTCGCGGTGTCCTTGGTGCATCCGCAGGATCGCGAGCGCTACCTCCGGACGCGCGCCGAAGGCTGGAGCCGCCACGACTACGACCTCACCTACCGTGCGATCGCGGCGGACGGGCGGGTCGTCCGGCTCCAGGAGCTGGGGCGGGTACTGCCCGAAGGCGTCGTCAGCGGTGTCCTGCTCGACGTGTCCGGGCGGCGGCCGGAGACCGAGCGGCAACAGTTCCTCGCCGAGTTCGAGCGAGGGCTCCAGGAACTGGAAGACGCCGAGCAGGTCATGGCGTACGCGGCCCGGCGTCTCGGCGAGTATCTGGGCGCCGATCGCTGTGCCTACGCGGAGGCCGAAGACGACGAAGACCACTTCCTGATGAGCGGCGACCATGCCACGGGTCTTCCGCCGTTGCCCGGCCGGTTCGCGATGTCGGCGTTCGGGAACGGGTGCATGCGCGCGATGCGGGCCGGTACCCCGTGGGTCGTCGCCGACAGTTCGGCGGACGACCGCCTCGAAGCCTCGGACCTGAACGCGTATCAGGTCACCGGCATCCGGGCCGTCATCTGCGTGCCGCTGCTGCGCAGCGGCCGGTTCGTCGCCGCGATGGCCGTCCACCAGGCGACCGTCCGGCACTGGACGGATGCCGAGGTCGACCTGGTGGAGATGATCGTGAACCGCTGCTGGGAATCCATCCAGCGCACCCACGCCGGCCGGGCGCTGCGGGACAGCGAGCAGCGTCACCGGCTGCTCGTGGAACGGGCCACCGACGCGATCTGGATACTCGACCGCGACCTCAGGTTCGACGAGATCAATCCGGCGGCCTGCGAATTGCTCGGCTACTCCCGCGACGAGCTCATCGGCACCCCGATCACCGGCTTGCTCGAGAACGACGGGAGCGACCGCTGGCGAGAGTTCGTCGCGGATCTGGGGAAGGTCTGGGAGACCAGCGACGTCCACCACTTCCGCCGGGCCGACGGGACCGGCGTCGCCCTCGAACTGAACATCCAGGCCACCCCGTCGGGAGTGCAGGCGATCGGCCGTGACGTCACCGAACGACGTCGCCGTGAAGCCGAGCGCGACCTGATGCTGCAACGGGAACGCGACATCGCGGAGACCCTGCAGCGGAGCCTGCTGCCCCGTGAACTCCCCGCACTGCCTCGCATCGCCGCCGCGGCCCGGTATCTGCCCGTCGCCGCCCACGCGCAGACGGGTGGAGACTGGTACGAGTTGATCGCGCTGCGTGGCTCCGTCGTGGCGCTCTCGGTCGGCGACGTCGTCGGCAAGGGACCGCAGGCCGCGGCGGTCATGGGCCAGCTGCGCAGCGCACTGGCCGCCGGCCTCCTGGACGGTCATGGGCCCGCCGCGGCGTTGCACCGTCTCGACGAGTTCGCCGCCCGCATCGAGGGAGCGTCGGGCACCACGTGCGCGTGCTTGACCCTCGACTGGGAGACCGGCGAACTGCGGTGGGCCCTCGCCGGGCATCCGCCGCCAGTGGTCGTCGACGGCTCCACCGCGACACTCCTTCCCGGCGGAGGCAGCGTGCTGGGTGGGCCGCGACGCTCGCACTACCGAGAGGAAACCGCGACCCTGAAGCCCGGAGCTTCGGTGCTGCTGTACACCGACGGCTTGATCGAACGGCGCGACGAGCACATCGACGACGGTCTGCGGCGGCTGTGCAAGGCCGTGGCGGACAACCAGTCCCTGCCTCCGGAACCGCTGGTCGCGACGATCATCGACAGCCTGCTCCACACCGGGCAGGACGACGACGTGGCCTTGCTCGGGCTCAGGCTGACCCCACCGCCGTTGCGACGGAGCCGGCCCGCGGAACCCGGCATCCTCCGGGAGCTGCGCGCGGAGGTCGTTCGCTGGTCACAGCTCGCCGGTATCCCCGCCGAGCTGTACCAAGACCTGAACCTCGCCCTCGTCGAAGCCGTCGCGAACTCCATCGAGCACGCCTACCCGCAGACCGCCGGCGAGGTCGCCTATTCCGTGACCAGGACCGCGGCGGGCAAGATCGAGGTCGACGTGCGCGATCGCGGCACCTGGCGGCCCGAACCGGCCGACAACGGACACCGCGGTCGTGGTATCCAGCTCATCAAGGCGCTGGCCGAAGAAGCGACCATCGAGCAGGACGAGCACGGCACCACGGTCCGGTTCCAGATCGCCCCGCGGACGACCTCGGCCACCGGTACGGTGCCCTCCGTCCTGGCCGCCGGAACATCCGGGAACGTCGCGGTGGACGACACGCCCGACGAACCCGTCGTGCGCTTGGCGGGCGATCTCGACCTGACGACCATCACCGACGCGAGACAGGTTCTGCTCCACCGGATCGAAGCCACCGACGTGCCGGAACTGACGATCGATCTGACCGGAGTGCGGTACCTCAGCAGCTGCGGCATCGCGCTCTTGCTCGACGCCGCGGCACTGGCATCAGGACTGGACACGGCGCTGACGGTGCTGGCGACGGCGGGTTCCATGCCACTGCGGATCCTGGAGCTCGCCGGGTTGACCGGGTCCGACAGCGACCCGCTCACCATCGAGACCGTGCCGGCTCCTTCGGCGAACTGA
- a CDS encoding ESX secretion-associated protein EspG has protein sequence MPGKRAWDRALVRSGEQADGSVVVTRGSVTMTLPVLPALVFDVVWERLGLGPMPSPLGVRRHGRDDAEREERRARANRWLTSNGLGDAGTLDDDLRDAFRAMDDRGLSLSLRYSDSAGEVAIGCFPQLTGRALRVIVRDETVELGWLNAKRMAEGMLEALPDGRPGSGRPVRVGELAVVRSGRAWRRSGLLSAGKRSLIEHGVDPEGAEWFLRVLSRARAIGQASAERLGTAGKVLSCARPLSFVDSVDGRYVVLRSYGSVTLMPAGGASLAARIKGLAHDDFLESRPLRDRGAFSHLW, from the coding sequence GTGCCCGGAAAACGTGCCTGGGACCGGGCTCTGGTCCGCTCCGGTGAGCAGGCGGACGGGAGTGTCGTGGTGACCCGCGGTTCGGTGACGATGACGCTCCCCGTCCTTCCCGCGCTCGTCTTCGACGTGGTGTGGGAACGGCTTGGCCTCGGGCCTATGCCGTCCCCTCTCGGGGTGCGCCGCCACGGCCGTGATGACGCGGAGCGAGAAGAGCGTCGTGCTCGCGCCAACCGATGGCTGACGTCCAACGGTCTCGGGGACGCGGGCACCCTCGACGACGATCTGCGGGATGCCTTCCGGGCGATGGACGACCGCGGTCTCTCGCTGTCCCTGCGCTACAGCGACTCCGCCGGGGAGGTGGCGATCGGCTGTTTTCCGCAGCTCACCGGCCGTGCGCTGCGTGTGATAGTGCGGGACGAAACCGTCGAACTGGGATGGTTGAACGCGAAGAGGATGGCGGAAGGCATGCTCGAGGCACTGCCCGATGGCAGGCCGGGCAGCGGACGACCCGTCCGGGTAGGCGAACTCGCCGTTGTCCGGTCGGGCCGGGCGTGGCGGCGATCGGGGCTGCTCAGCGCTGGGAAGCGATCTTTGATCGAGCACGGAGTGGACCCTGAGGGCGCCGAGTGGTTCCTGCGGGTTCTGTCGAGGGCGAGGGCGATCGGTCAGGCGAGTGCGGAACGCCTTGGAACTGCGGGAAAAGTACTGAGCTGCGCCCGCCCGCTGTCCTTTGTGGACAGTGTCGATGGCCGGTATGTCGTGCTGCGGAGCTATGGATCGGTCACACTCATGCCTGCCGGTGGTGCTTCGTTGGCGGCCCGGATCAAAGGCCTCGCACACGACGACTTCCTCGAAAGCCGTCCCCTACGCGATAGAGGTGCCTTCAGCCACCTCTGGTGA
- a CDS encoding FAD-dependent monooxygenase: MITLQAHDTIVAGAGPVGLWMAAELALGGGRPLVLERAEQRSPHSKALAIHPRTIEVLAMRGQEQAFLDGGLPVPDGHFGMLPARLDFRGLTTPFPFMLAHPQLRTEELLERYALALGVVIRRGHQVSGLHQDEQGVTLRVSGPDGEYEITAGHVVGADGAGSTVRRAAGIDFPGTDSTVFGFLGDVELVDPPERLGFWHNEHGALIVVPIPGGRYRVTGYAPSAPAPTLEFLRETANRIAGTDFGLHSPVWLSRFGNATRLAAEYRKGRVFLAGDAAHMHFPAGGVGLNVGLQDAMNLGWKLAAVQRGRASAALLDTYHRERHPVGVALGEHTKAQTALITATTEEGQSLRRFMADLLRTHPDVATALATTLTALDVRYPGSHPLAGRRLPATREQLHLLRAGRPVLLAHETGPALKDLATNADLRLYETELPWPTSAVLVRPDGHVWAAGDTAGQLADAVAELPLV, from the coding sequence GTGATCACTTTGCAGGCACATGACACCATCGTGGCCGGAGCGGGCCCGGTCGGGCTGTGGATGGCGGCGGAGCTGGCCTTGGGCGGCGGGCGGCCGCTGGTCCTGGAACGGGCCGAGCAGCGCAGCCCGCACTCGAAGGCGCTGGCCATTCACCCGCGCACGATCGAGGTACTGGCGATGCGCGGGCAGGAACAAGCCTTCCTCGACGGCGGGCTGCCGGTGCCGGACGGGCACTTCGGCATGCTTCCCGCCCGTCTGGACTTCCGCGGGCTGACCACGCCGTTCCCCTTCATGCTCGCGCATCCGCAGCTGCGCACCGAGGAACTGCTCGAACGGTACGCCCTGGCCCTCGGGGTGGTGATCCGGCGCGGTCATCAGGTGTCCGGGCTGCACCAGGACGAACAGGGCGTGACCCTGCGGGTCAGCGGGCCGGATGGCGAGTACGAGATCACCGCCGGCCACGTGGTCGGCGCGGACGGGGCGGGCAGCACCGTGCGCCGGGCGGCGGGCATCGACTTCCCCGGCACCGACTCGACCGTCTTCGGTTTCCTCGGGGACGTCGAGTTGGTCGATCCGCCGGAGCGGCTGGGCTTCTGGCACAACGAACACGGCGCGCTGATCGTGGTCCCGATCCCTGGCGGGCGCTACCGCGTCACCGGGTACGCCCCGTCGGCCCCCGCCCCGACCCTGGAATTCCTGCGGGAGACGGCGAACCGGATCGCGGGCACGGACTTCGGCCTGCACTCCCCGGTGTGGCTGTCCCGCTTCGGCAACGCCACCCGGCTCGCGGCCGAGTACCGGAAAGGGCGGGTGTTCCTGGCAGGCGACGCCGCGCACATGCACTTCCCGGCAGGCGGCGTCGGGCTGAACGTGGGCCTGCAGGACGCGATGAACCTGGGCTGGAAGCTGGCCGCGGTCCAGCGAGGCCGGGCGAGCGCGGCCCTGCTGGACACCTATCACCGGGAACGCCATCCTGTCGGCGTGGCCCTGGGTGAACACACCAAGGCCCAGACCGCCCTGATCACCGCCACCACCGAGGAGGGACAGTCCCTGCGTCGGTTCATGGCCGACCTGCTGCGCACCCATCCCGACGTGGCCACCGCGCTGGCCACCACGCTGACGGCGCTGGACGTACGTTATCCGGGCAGTCATCCCCTGGCCGGCCGGCGCCTCCCGGCCACCCGCGAGCAGTTGCACCTGTTGCGTGCGGGCCGCCCGGTGCTGCTGGCCCACGAAACCGGCCCGGCGTTGAAGGACCTGGCCACGAACGCGGACCTCCGGCTGTACGAGACCGAGCTGCCCTGGCCCACGTCCGCCGTGCTGGTGCGCCCGGACGGGCACGTATGGGCCGCCGGGGACACTGCCGGGCAGTTGGCGGACGCCGTGGCGGAACTGCCCCTGGTCTGA
- a CDS encoding helix-turn-helix domain-containing protein produces the protein MASARQTSGPCQAWPEDSAFIREVLDRIGDKWTVLTIGTLRTGSLRYSALRASIPGISQRMLTQTLKHLERDGLITRTAYAEVPPRVEYDLTDLGRSLIDAVTAMAEWAATHHREIAGHRATSELTGVGRAKAVVRASAG, from the coding sequence ATGGCCTCAGCGCGACAGACCAGTGGGCCGTGCCAGGCATGGCCGGAGGACAGCGCCTTCATCCGTGAGGTGCTCGACCGCATCGGCGACAAGTGGACGGTGCTGACCATCGGCACCCTGCGCACCGGCTCGCTGCGCTACTCCGCCTTGCGGGCGAGCATCCCGGGGATCTCCCAGCGGATGCTGACCCAGACGCTCAAACATCTCGAGCGCGACGGCCTGATCACCCGGACCGCATACGCCGAGGTCCCTCCGCGCGTGGAGTACGACCTGACCGACCTGGGCCGATCGCTGATCGACGCGGTGACGGCGATGGCCGAGTGGGCCGCCACCCACCACCGAGAGATCGCCGGCCACCGGGCCACCAGTGAACTGACCGGAGTCGGCCGAGCCAAAGCCGTGGTCCGCGCGTCGGCGGGCTGA
- a CDS encoding EF-hand domain-containing protein, which yields MQTDALERVRLIFTLFDRNGNGHLEAEDFEIMAADVVEAAPESGAAAKDAMRSAFRQYWRTLVEELDVDRDGEITFDEYTAVVLSPERFDATIGAFAEALATLGDPDGDGLIERHVFHALMAAIGFERANIDALFDAFGPSVADQITVSTWVAGIKDYYNPKKTDIAGDHLVTGAPTA from the coding sequence ATGCAGACGGATGCCCTCGAGCGGGTCAGGCTCATCTTCACTTTGTTCGACCGCAACGGAAACGGGCACCTCGAAGCCGAAGACTTCGAAATCATGGCCGCCGACGTCGTCGAGGCGGCTCCCGAATCCGGTGCGGCGGCCAAAGACGCGATGAGGTCGGCGTTCCGGCAATACTGGCGGACCCTGGTCGAAGAATTGGACGTCGATCGCGACGGCGAGATCACCTTCGACGAGTACACCGCCGTCGTCCTGTCACCGGAACGCTTCGACGCCACCATCGGCGCTTTCGCCGAGGCGCTGGCGACGCTGGGCGACCCGGACGGGGATGGTCTCATCGAGCGACACGTCTTCCATGCGCTCATGGCGGCGATCGGTTTCGAACGGGCGAACATCGATGCGCTCTTCGACGCTTTCGGCCCGTCCGTCGCGGACCAGATCACCGTCTCGACCTGGGTGGCCGGGATCAAGGACTACTACAACCCGAAGAAGACGGACATCGCCGGCGATCACCTGGTCACCGGCGCGCCCACGGCCTGA